From the Mycobacterium sp. 155 genome, the window CGACCGGTGCGTCCACGCCGTATCCGGCGAACGTTCCGGCCTGGTCAGGGCCGATCACCGCGTCGGTGTCCCCGATACCGACGACGACCCACCGGGCTGGCAGTGTGTGGGCTGCCGCTACGACGGCCGCGCGGAGGTCGATCAGTTCATCGGCGGCCGCACCCATCAGCTCGGGTACCAGGATCGGTGCCGACGGGACGATCGCGATGGCGCTCAGCACCACCCCAACCTAGTGCGCAGCCACCGCCGCCGCGGCCGGCAGGCCCGGCCATCAGTCCTCGTTATCCCATGCTCACAGGCACCGACCGCGAGTTTGTCAGCCCATTGACCCGAAAGGCATGGGCATGGCACAAGCCGACCTGCTTGAATAGCGATGAACACTGACAGCTATTGGGCGCCGCGTCGCGCGGCAGATGCGCGGGTCGACCGCGGGGAAGTACAGGGAGCCGATATGACAACCAGCGAGCCCGGCGGGCAGACCCCCAAACCCACTCCGAAACCCAGCCCCCGGCCCGGGTTGCCACGTCCCGTTCCTCACCCCACCACGACCGCCCCGGTTGTTCCCGTGGCGCCGGCAAGCGATCCTCACCGGTTCGGCCGGGTTGATCCCGACGGCACGGTGTGGCTCATCAGCGGGTCCGGTGAACGGATCATCGGGTCCTGGCAGGCCGGCGACAACGAGTCGGCGTTCGCACATTTCGGTCGCCGCTTCGATGATCTGCACACTGAGGTCGCGCTGCTTGAGCACCGGCTGTCTTCGGGCACCGGGGATGCCCGCAAGATCAAGTCGGCCGCCGCGGTACTGGCCGAAACCCTGCCCACCGCAGCAGTTCTCGGGGATGTCGACGCATTGAGTTCACGGCTCGCCGCAATTCTCGACCAGGCCGACTCCGCCGCGGCGACCGAGCGTGCACAGCGCGACGAGCAGCGCGCCGCGCAGACCGCCCGCAAGGAGGCACTGGCTGCTGAGGCCGAGGAGCTGGCCGCCGATGCCACGCAGTGGAAGGCCGCCGGTGACAGGCTGCGGGAGATCCTCGACGAGTGGCGCTCCATCACAGGGCTGGACCGCAAGGTCGACGATGCGCTGTGGAAGCGTTATTCGGCCGCACGGGAAACGTTCAACCGCCGCCGTGGCGCGCATTTCGCCGAGCTCGACCGCGGCCGCGCCGGCGCCCGGCAAGCCAAGGAAGCGCTGTGTGAGAAGGCCGAGCAGCTTGCCGACTCCACGGACTGGGGTGCCACGGGCGCCGCATTCCG encodes:
- a CDS encoding DUF349 domain-containing protein; its protein translation is MTTSEPGGQTPKPTPKPSPRPGLPRPVPHPTTTAPVVPVAPASDPHRFGRVDPDGTVWLISGSGERIIGSWQAGDNESAFAHFGRRFDDLHTEVALLEHRLSSGTGDARKIKSAAAVLAETLPTAAVLGDVDALSSRLAAILDQADSAAATERAQRDEQRAAQTARKEALAAEAEELAADATQWKAAGDRLREILDEWRSITGLDRKVDDALWKRYSAARETFNRRRGAHFAELDRGRAGARQAKEALCEKAEQLADSTDWGATGAAFRNLLNQWKAVGRAAKDVDDALWQRFKSAQDAFFSARNAAHAERDAEFEANASAKEALLAEAEKLETGDLDAARAALRAIGDKWDAIGKAPRERSAELERRLRVVEKKIRDAPTGGVDPEAQARADQFRSRAEQFEKQAQKAEAAGRTKDAEAARASAEQWRQWADAAAESLGKRR